From the Saimiri boliviensis isolate mSaiBol1 chromosome X, mSaiBol1.pri, whole genome shotgun sequence genome, one window contains:
- the LOC101034368 gene encoding sperm protein associated with the nucleus on the X chromosome N4-like, with amino-acid sequence MKQPTLSTKMKSISNNKKSDKMLETLNRVLASDQSLKKTKKSQYPTILVFYYRKDKNINSNQMEYDQSRENSIDPIKEEEDKDLDSCEGSSQKGSSQKDEDLDSCEGPSQKDKDLDSCEGYSQKDEDLHSWVGSSRKDEDLNSCEGSSQKDEDLDSWEGSSQKDEDLDSCQGSSQEGRQD; translated from the exons ATGAAACAGCCAACTTTAAGCACCAAGATGAAAAGTAtatccaacaacaaaaaaagtgacaAG ATGCTGGAGACACTGAACAGAGTTTTAGCCTCTGATCAAAGTTTGAAGAAGACCAAAAAGTCACAATATCCAACAATATTAGTGTTTTACTACAGGAAGGATAAGAATATAAATTCAAATCAAATGGAGTATGACCAGTCTCGAGAGAATTCCATCGATCCAATCAAAGAGGAGGAGGACAAAGACCTAGACTCATGTGAAGGATCTTCACAGAAGG GATCTTCACAGAAGGACGAAGACCTTGACTCATGTGAAGGACCTTCACAGAAGGACAAAGATCTCGACTCATGTGAAGGATATTCACAGAAGGACGAAGACCTCCACTCATGGGTAGGATCTTCACGGAAGGATGAAGACCTCAACTCATGTGAAGGATCTTCACAGAAAGATGAAGACCTCGACTCATGGGAAGGATCTTCACAGAAGGACGAAGACCTCGACTCATGTCAAGGATCTTCACAGGAGGGTAGGCAGGATTAG